One segment of Panicum virgatum strain AP13 chromosome 1K, P.virgatum_v5, whole genome shotgun sequence DNA contains the following:
- the LOC120646174 gene encoding cytochrome c1 2, heme protein, mitochondrial-like gives MAAARALASKLLRQQGNTSAHRLPGMAVGAFAGFFSAAAVASASDGGNNACPAYPWPHDGARGGHKVFMQHDCAACHSMLPYAGLAKAAAGRGEVVAEIVVVHEAARSEPAAAATLHGGACPPDLSVITKMLEGLRHNNLFNAEELKKRMALPLPNPVWLQFLQPHRT, from the exons ATGGCTGCGGCGAGGGCCCTCGCGAGCAAGCTCCTGCGGCAGCAGGGGAACACGAGCGCCCACCGGCTCCCCGGCATGGCCGTCGGCGCGTTCGCCGGCTTCTTCAGCGCCGCAGCCGTCGCGTCGGCGTCCGACGGGGGCAACAACGCCTGCCCGGCCTACCCGTGGCCGCACGACGG GGCGCGGGGCGGGCACAAGGTGTTCATGCAGCACGACTGCGCGGCGTGCCACTCCATGCTCCCGTACGCTGGCCTCGCCAAGGCCGCGGCGGGAcgcggcgaggtggtggccgAGATCGTGGTCGTCCACGAGGCGGCGCGCTCggagccggcagcggcggcgacgctccacggcggcgcctgcCCGCCGGACCTCTCCGTCATCACGAAA ATGCTGGAAGGGCTGCGCCACAACAACCTCTTCAACGCCGAAgagctgaagaagaggatgGCGCTGCCGCTGCCTAACCCAGTCTGGCTGCAGTTCCTTCAGCCGCACCGTACATGA